The Sediminispirochaeta smaragdinae DSM 11293 genome has a segment encoding these proteins:
- a CDS encoding ABC transporter permease: protein MKAYEKAVVQVMKFLNPKRWVHMMGYKKFIEFMVLIVFILFFYGPLLHMFMLAFADTYEVPWVLPRTFGLKWWAYVLSQKSLVSSISLSFIIAFITTALSLAICLPAAYVLARYDFPGRKIVMLSFLLGNAFPHLGLFISMGIIFYKINLMGTFLGVLLIHMLGSMMLMIWLPAGAFRSIPRQQEEAARDAGAGPIRTFFHVTLPMAWPGIAVAAMFTFIASLGENQGTLLVGLPRYRTMPVEMYGVILDYPATAGAVFALILIIPNLILLLLLRKYVGADTISKGFKME from the coding sequence ATGAAAGCTTATGAAAAGGCGGTGGTTCAGGTTATGAAGTTCTTAAATCCGAAACGGTGGGTTCACATGATGGGATACAAAAAATTCATCGAATTCATGGTTCTTATTGTGTTTATTCTTTTTTTCTATGGTCCGCTGTTGCATATGTTCATGCTGGCATTTGCGGATACATATGAGGTTCCGTGGGTCCTGCCGAGAACGTTCGGCCTGAAATGGTGGGCATATGTATTAAGTCAGAAAAGCCTTGTAAGTTCCATCTCTTTGTCGTTTATCATTGCTTTTATTACAACAGCCCTTTCTCTTGCAATATGTCTCCCCGCCGCCTATGTGCTTGCCCGTTATGATTTTCCGGGAAGGAAAATCGTCATGCTTTCGTTTCTGCTCGGGAATGCCTTTCCCCATCTTGGTCTCTTTATTTCCATGGGAATCATATTTTATAAAATCAATCTAATGGGCACCTTCCTTGGGGTCCTTCTGATTCATATGCTCGGTTCGATGATGTTGATGATATGGTTGCCTGCGGGGGCCTTTCGCAGCATACCACGGCAGCAGGAGGAAGCAGCAAGGGATGCCGGTGCCGGTCCCATACGCACGTTTTTTCATGTGACGCTTCCCATGGCCTGGCCGGGTATTGCGGTTGCCGCAATGTTTACTTTTATCGCATCGCTTGGGGAGAACCAGGGAACGCTTCTCGTCGGTCTTCCCAGATATCGAACAATGCCGGTGGAAATGTACGGTGTGATTCTTGATTATCCGGCAACGGCAGGTGCCGTTTTCGCGCTTATTCTTATTATTCCGAACCTTATCCTCCTGTTGCTGCTGAGGAAATATGTCGGCGCAGACACGATTTCAAAAGGCTTCAAGATGGAATAG
- a CDS encoding glycerophosphodiester phosphodiesterase, which produces MITGHTGNDGTKDNSLEAAQKSIALGADAFEVDVRRDKDSVLILSHNEWEQNGYVSHPHLSEIFELLRHHPEIRINCDLKEDNLPLEVISLASRFGIGSDRLILTGLITLPYLEKHPEITKMSTVYLNAENILEPVYFQLVRREALQPSHQSFYTRPWKYLLERIPGITPHIGLISEMCLRHKVRGVNVPYQYLKDENIGDLKKKGIPLSVWTVNDENELVRFLSCGVENVTTRKVVMAKAIRKHLLGF; this is translated from the coding sequence ATGATAACTGGGCATACGGGAAACGACGGAACAAAAGATAATTCTCTTGAGGCGGCCCAAAAGAGTATTGCACTGGGTGCCGACGCTTTTGAAGTGGATGTTCGTAGGGATAAGGATTCCGTTTTGATACTTTCGCACAATGAATGGGAACAGAATGGTTATGTTTCACATCCCCATTTATCGGAGATATTTGAATTACTTCGGCACCATCCCGAAATTCGCATAAACTGTGACCTTAAGGAGGATAACCTTCCCCTTGAAGTGATCTCCTTAGCTTCCCGTTTTGGCATAGGCTCTGATCGTCTGATACTGACCGGGCTCATTACACTCCCATATCTTGAAAAGCACCCGGAAATTACGAAGATGTCTACCGTTTACCTGAACGCCGAGAATATTCTTGAACCTGTCTATTTCCAGCTTGTTCGCCGTGAAGCGCTACAGCCATCGCATCAAAGCTTTTATACCAGGCCATGGAAATACTTACTTGAACGTATTCCCGGTATCACTCCTCATATCGGTCTTATTTCGGAGATGTGCCTGAGGCACAAGGTCAGGGGAGTCAACGTTCCATACCAGTATTTGAAAGATGAAAACATAGGCGATTTGAAAAAGAAGGGCATTCCCCTCTCGGTTTGGACGGTTAATGATGAAAACGAGCTTGTTCGATTCCTTTCCTGCGGGGTGGAAAATGTAACGACGCGAAAGGTCGTCATGGCAAAAGCGATCAGAAAGCATCTTTTGGGATTTTAG
- a CDS encoding LacI family DNA-binding transcriptional regulator, which produces MPVRLIDIAHLMGVSKSTVSRALQGSPRVKEETRRLIMEKAREMNYRPNSLAKAMATKKSGIIGFLMYRKSPPYVAHTFFGPVLDGAIAQAAEQGYHIILAAADDIENTFDEYFIQDSIDGAMIVSFYPNEVIKEFEKRKIPLVVINNVVDSKKNTFIIDDNYRGASSIMEHLIKERGHTKIVHINEDLNHPSFSIRYRAYLDMHKRYNIPVFSEPYRAKHTTFQEGISMMQRILHQRDLPTAVFAATDTLALGAMHAIQQEGLNVPKDIAVAGYDDIEAAAMSNPALTTIAVDRGEIGRAAVQSLIQQIADSEKTGRIITINNQLIIREST; this is translated from the coding sequence ATGCCTGTTAGATTAATTGATATTGCCCATCTCATGGGGGTTTCGAAGTCGACTGTGTCCCGGGCGCTCCAGGGGTCCCCACGCGTAAAAGAAGAGACCAGACGTCTGATCATGGAAAAAGCTCGGGAAATGAATTATCGTCCCAACTCGCTGGCAAAGGCAATGGCAACAAAGAAATCCGGCATCATAGGATTTCTTATGTACAGAAAATCTCCGCCATATGTTGCACACACATTCTTCGGCCCCGTACTTGACGGCGCAATAGCACAAGCGGCGGAACAAGGTTATCACATTATCCTTGCCGCAGCGGACGATATAGAAAACACCTTTGATGAATACTTCATACAGGACAGCATAGATGGGGCAATGATCGTTTCATTTTATCCCAATGAGGTTATTAAGGAATTCGAAAAAAGAAAAATACCGCTGGTTGTCATCAATAACGTAGTGGATTCCAAGAAAAATACATTCATTATCGACGATAATTACCGAGGCGCCTCCAGCATCATGGAACATCTTATAAAGGAGAGGGGGCATACCAAGATTGTACATATCAACGAGGACCTGAACCACCCAAGTTTCAGCATCAGGTATCGTGCGTATCTCGATATGCATAAGCGGTACAATATTCCCGTATTCTCAGAACCCTATCGAGCAAAACACACGACTTTCCAGGAAGGAATCAGCATGATGCAAAGGATTCTTCATCAAAGGGATCTTCCCACCGCTGTTTTTGCGGCAACAGATACCCTGGCCCTCGGAGCCATGCATGCAATACAACAAGAAGGTCTCAACGTTCCGAAAGATATTGCCGTGGCAGGCTATGATGATATTGAAGCCGCCGCAATGAGCAATCCGGCACTAACGACAATAGCCGTCGACAGGGGGGAAATCGGCCGGGCCGCAGTACAGTCGCTTATACAACAGATCGCCGATTCGGAAAAAACGGGCCGGATCATTACCATAAACAATCAATTAATCATCCGCGAGTCCACATAA
- the carB gene encoding carbamoyl-phosphate synthase large subunit: protein MSARDDIHTILIIGSGPIVIGQACEFDYSGNQAVRALKEEGYHVVLVNPNPATVMTTPGSADAIYLEPLSLESLTAIIERERPDALLSTMGGQTALNLAGELARAGVLERFGVEIIGASMESIDLAEDRGRFKEVVTSLGLESPVSVLCRQVHEGLAFAEQAGFPLIVRPSFTLGGKGGGVANSLEELERLLAESLRESPVGTALVEESLIGWREFELEVMRDKADNAVVVCSIENVDPMGVHTGDSVTVAPAQTLTEIEYQRMRTAAIDILRAVGVDCGGSNVQFAMPKDGERMVVIEMNPRVSRSSALASKATGFPIARCSAKLAVGYTLDEVLNEITGKTASCFEPVLDYCAVKVPRFETAKFPSGYQLLGTRMKSVGEALALGRSFLEALNKAFRSLEEGHEGLEPFESPELIADAGRILASPHPKRLRAALTLLGQGQSLEAVSSVSGFHPWFLSQLLEQSGLEQQIADGGLSSDGEGGDLLLSAKRMGLSDRRIARLAGLEPAAVSALRKRSDMRPSYHLVDTCSGEFAAETPYFYSTWGEKDEGGFLEGSRRVLILASGPNRIGQGLEFDTCCTMASAAWRKRGVGTIMVNANPETVSTDYNSSDRLYLEPLAAEEVLSIMEKEQIRDVVVQLGGQTPLNLAEELEAAGANIIGTASSSISRAEGRGSFADLVRKLGLRQPDNRSASTAAGIRDAAADLGYPVLLRPSFVLGGRSMYIAYGPEELEAFLETKPPMGASRPILVDRFLEDAFEYDLDAVSDGQSIYIGGIMQHIEAAGVHSGDSAAVFPAWKQLPEMHRQMRQAALIIARELPIVGFLNIQFAVRDGELYLLEVNPRASRTVPFLSKASGVDLLDLAVGIWSGKTLTSQGVIGEDGIGEGHCVVGWAVKEAVFSSERFPDFDPLLGPEMRSTGEVAGFGSDFGEAFAKAEIAAGNILPVDGTVFVSVNRRDRRTILPTVRRLADMGFRIAATRGTAWDLFRNGIMSEVILKVHEGHPNIIDHLRRGTIALVINTPMGSNARRGDDEIRSEAMRLHIPYTTTTSAAEAAAEAIARLRREPLVPRKLPEFSI, encoded by the coding sequence ATGAGCGCGAGAGATGATATACATACTATTTTGATCATCGGCAGCGGCCCTATCGTCATCGGCCAGGCCTGTGAGTTCGACTATTCCGGAAACCAGGCTGTCAGGGCCCTCAAGGAGGAGGGGTATCACGTTGTTCTGGTAAATCCGAATCCCGCCACGGTTATGACAACACCGGGGAGTGCCGATGCCATTTACCTCGAACCCCTAAGCCTTGAGAGCCTGACCGCGATCATTGAGAGGGAGCGTCCCGACGCTTTACTGAGCACCATGGGGGGGCAGACCGCACTCAACCTTGCCGGCGAGCTTGCCCGTGCCGGGGTCCTCGAGCGCTTCGGCGTCGAGATTATCGGTGCTTCTATGGAGTCCATCGATTTGGCCGAAGACCGGGGCCGTTTTAAGGAGGTCGTTACCTCCCTCGGCCTGGAGTCTCCCGTTTCCGTCCTGTGCCGACAGGTGCATGAGGGCCTTGCCTTTGCCGAACAGGCGGGCTTTCCTCTGATTGTTCGTCCCAGTTTCACCCTGGGAGGCAAGGGAGGAGGGGTTGCGAATAGCCTGGAGGAGCTGGAGCGTCTCCTCGCCGAATCCCTGCGGGAGAGTCCTGTAGGTACCGCCCTTGTCGAAGAATCTCTTATCGGCTGGCGGGAGTTCGAATTGGAGGTGATGCGGGATAAGGCCGACAACGCGGTAGTCGTCTGCTCCATCGAAAATGTCGATCCCATGGGGGTTCATACTGGAGACAGCGTGACGGTTGCCCCGGCCCAGACCCTTACCGAGATAGAGTACCAGCGTATGCGGACCGCTGCCATCGATATCCTTCGTGCCGTTGGTGTGGACTGCGGCGGCAGTAACGTACAATTCGCCATGCCGAAGGATGGAGAACGCATGGTGGTGATCGAGATGAACCCTCGAGTCTCCCGTTCTTCGGCCCTTGCCAGCAAGGCCACCGGCTTTCCTATCGCCCGCTGTTCGGCGAAGCTCGCCGTCGGTTACACCCTTGATGAGGTCCTCAATGAGATTACGGGAAAGACGGCAAGCTGTTTCGAGCCTGTACTCGATTACTGTGCCGTCAAGGTCCCCCGGTTTGAAACCGCCAAATTTCCCTCCGGCTACCAGCTTCTCGGTACCAGAATGAAAAGCGTGGGAGAGGCCCTTGCCCTCGGTCGCTCTTTCTTGGAAGCCCTTAATAAGGCCTTCCGTTCCCTCGAAGAGGGGCATGAGGGGCTCGAACCCTTTGAATCTCCTGAGCTGATCGCCGATGCCGGTAGAATTCTCGCCTCTCCGCATCCAAAGCGACTTCGCGCCGCCCTGACGCTTTTGGGACAGGGCCAATCCCTTGAAGCGGTCTCTTCCGTCAGCGGCTTCCATCCCTGGTTCCTTTCCCAACTCCTTGAGCAAAGCGGCTTGGAACAGCAGATCGCCGACGGAGGGCTTTCATCGGACGGGGAGGGAGGCGATCTGCTTCTTTCCGCAAAGCGTATGGGGCTCAGCGATCGCCGGATTGCCAGGCTTGCGGGGTTGGAACCTGCTGCGGTTTCTGCCCTACGAAAGCGCAGCGATATGCGGCCTTCCTACCATCTGGTCGATACCTGTTCGGGAGAGTTTGCTGCCGAGACCCCCTATTTCTACTCGACCTGGGGAGAGAAGGATGAGGGAGGCTTTCTCGAAGGCTCTCGCCGGGTCCTGATCCTTGCATCGGGACCAAACAGAATCGGACAGGGACTGGAGTTCGATACCTGCTGCACCATGGCATCGGCTGCCTGGAGGAAACGTGGGGTCGGTACCATCATGGTAAATGCAAATCCCGAAACCGTCTCCACCGACTACAACAGTTCGGATCGGCTTTACCTTGAGCCCCTTGCTGCGGAAGAGGTGCTCTCCATTATGGAAAAAGAGCAGATTCGCGATGTTGTGGTACAGCTCGGGGGACAAACCCCGCTAAACCTTGCTGAAGAACTTGAGGCCGCCGGTGCAAACATCATCGGAACGGCATCATCCTCTATTTCAAGGGCCGAGGGGCGGGGATCCTTTGCCGACCTGGTTCGCAAGCTGGGGCTTCGACAGCCCGATAATCGGAGCGCTTCGACCGCTGCCGGAATACGGGATGCTGCGGCCGATCTTGGCTATCCGGTTTTGCTGCGTCCCTCCTTTGTCCTCGGCGGAAGAAGCATGTATATCGCCTACGGTCCCGAAGAGCTTGAAGCCTTTCTGGAAACCAAGCCCCCGATGGGCGCTTCCCGCCCCATTCTTGTCGATCGTTTTCTCGAGGATGCCTTTGAGTATGACCTTGATGCGGTCAGCGACGGCCAGTCGATCTATATTGGGGGGATCATGCAGCATATCGAGGCGGCTGGGGTTCATTCGGGAGATTCTGCGGCCGTTTTTCCAGCCTGGAAGCAGCTGCCTGAGATGCACCGTCAGATGAGGCAGGCTGCCCTCATAATCGCAAGGGAGCTCCCGATCGTCGGTTTCCTCAATATCCAGTTCGCCGTGCGGGACGGAGAGCTCTACCTTCTCGAAGTTAACCCCCGCGCCTCACGTACCGTTCCGTTCCTTTCCAAAGCCTCCGGGGTCGACCTGCTCGATCTGGCCGTGGGAATCTGGAGCGGCAAAACGCTTACCTCCCAGGGGGTCATCGGAGAAGATGGTATCGGTGAGGGACACTGTGTTGTCGGATGGGCGGTGAAAGAGGCCGTTTTTTCCAGTGAACGATTTCCTGATTTTGATCCCCTGCTCGGGCCTGAGATGCGCTCGACAGGGGAGGTTGCCGGCTTCGGTTCCGATTTCGGCGAGGCCTTTGCAAAGGCGGAAATCGCAGCTGGAAACATCCTGCCGGTCGATGGAACCGTCTTTGTTTCCGTCAACAGGCGGGACCGGAGAACCATACTTCCCACTGTCCGCCGACTTGCGGATATGGGCTTTCGAATAGCCGCTACCCGTGGGACCGCCTGGGACCTTTTTCGCAACGGCATCATGAGCGAGGTCATTCTGAAGGTCCATGAAGGCCACCCCAATATCATCGACCACCTTCGTAGGGGAACGATAGCCTTGGTGATAAACACCCCCATGGGAAGCAATGCCCGGCGTGGTGACGATGAGATTAGAAGTGAGGCCATGCGTCTTCATATTCCCTATACGACGACCACCAGTGCGGCAGAAGCCGCTGCCGAGGCCATCGCCCGCTTGAGAAGGGAACCGTTGGTACCACGAAAACTGCCGGAATTTAGCATATAG
- the carA gene encoding glutamine-hydrolyzing carbamoyl-phosphate synthase small subunit has protein sequence MSNTLLLLSDGSWFPGNGFGSPAPLLDDVPKETSKNAAGEVVFNTSMSGYHEMVTDPSYAGQILVFTSAHIGNYGCDEDWSETGVSADRNERFCPKAAAVVVRNLYSGPIPAGRISFSHFLESYGICGICGVDTRALTISLRDGGSRNGMLFRLNDDARFPSDSWLDGALKRVRAIPSMEGQALARKSGTEKGSSAVEKSFSANEAKVRVALIDYGVKGGIIRELKRCGSDVVVLSSVSTAEEVLSLHPDGVLLSNGPGDPAVLDLEIATVAGLVGKVPVFGICLGHQLLATALGGKTRKMAFGHHGANHPVREMATGRVYVTSQNHGFEVDPDSLPEDVVVSHVNANDGSVEGIMHKHLAASSVQFHPEASPGPREATILFDRWIDTLLQNKNEVHP, from the coding sequence GTGAGCAACACGCTGCTTTTACTGAGCGACGGAAGCTGGTTTCCGGGTAATGGTTTTGGATCCCCTGCTCCGTTGCTGGATGATGTTCCGAAGGAAACAAGCAAAAACGCTGCTGGAGAGGTTGTATTTAATACCAGCATGAGCGGGTATCATGAGATGGTAACCGATCCTTCTTATGCGGGGCAGATCCTTGTCTTTACCTCTGCCCATATCGGCAACTACGGCTGTGATGAAGATTGGAGTGAGACCGGTGTTTCTGCCGATCGAAATGAGCGTTTTTGTCCAAAGGCCGCTGCGGTTGTCGTCAGAAATCTCTACAGCGGACCGATCCCGGCCGGGCGAATCTCCTTTTCTCATTTTCTCGAGAGCTACGGCATCTGCGGAATCTGCGGCGTGGATACCAGGGCTTTGACCATCAGCCTGCGGGATGGAGGAAGCCGCAACGGAATGCTTTTTCGCCTCAATGACGATGCCCGGTTCCCCTCCGATAGCTGGCTTGATGGGGCCCTGAAGCGCGTCAGGGCCATCCCTTCCATGGAGGGGCAGGCCCTCGCGCGCAAAAGCGGAACGGAGAAAGGGTCTTCGGCCGTCGAAAAGAGTTTTTCTGCGAACGAGGCGAAGGTTAGGGTCGCTTTGATTGATTACGGGGTGAAGGGCGGTATCATTCGGGAGTTGAAGCGTTGCGGTTCCGACGTTGTTGTGCTTTCCTCTGTTTCAACTGCGGAAGAAGTACTTTCTCTGCATCCAGATGGTGTGCTCTTATCAAATGGTCCTGGTGATCCTGCAGTTCTCGATCTTGAGATTGCAACGGTGGCCGGTCTTGTCGGCAAGGTTCCCGTTTTCGGAATTTGCCTGGGACACCAGCTCCTCGCCACGGCCCTGGGAGGTAAGACAAGAAAGATGGCCTTTGGCCATCACGGCGCTAATCATCCCGTACGGGAGATGGCCACGGGACGTGTCTATGTGACGAGCCAGAATCACGGCTTTGAGGTCGATCCCGATTCTCTTCCCGAAGATGTTGTGGTGAGCCATGTGAATGCCAACGATGGATCGGTTGAAGGTATCATGCATAAACATCTGGCAGCCTCATCCGTTCAGTTCCATCCCGAGGCCTCTCCGGGACCGAGAGAGGCGACGATCCTATTCGATCGCTGGATCGATACGCTTTTACAGAATAAAAACGAGGTGCATCCATGA
- a CDS encoding PAS domain S-box protein — MGNKEPRNILLVDSDGIIASTGKELLQRHGHRVTTAQTGRQAVTIINAHEEIEIVLTEIDIDRSMNGAETARQILALRELPILFLTDRRDKEALDLIRDIPSYGYILKASGEYVLIKVLNMAYDFFRTQKELVKKERLYRWVADNSSDGIAVIENHKTNFVSPAYLQMLGCTSLGDREISLDDLFKRVHPDDLPRVKNNIAAAIANGSKRLRHRYRIIKSDGSYAWIEDNVALFYHNGQYQFSIINGRDVTEYQLARERLSAKEREYRSLFEGAIHPIIIFDSNGVIVDLNQAAAEDVGAAKEHLAGKAITSLFPGFSRVLLDRIRNCLQTNKKMEYTDTVKCSEGDERHYTNIFQPTPYEAGKQRLVQLFAYDITQHKNAEIALRKSEERFSYAMEASNDGLWDWTLSSNEVYFSPACEAIVGYKPGTLPRTIASWTNMLHPEDRPTAIQAHRDCIDNKSDTFRLEQRIVSKDGTLRWILSKGKAVERDKSGKALRLVAVHTDITERKQVEEKLRKALDEKDALMREMNHRIKNNLAMVSSLISLKEFSMGPNSDLSDIRSQLEAIRTIHDKLSRSNSTLNIKLKEYITDLLTPLFLTAANMEVALHIDVPELLIPAKTGVAIGLIINEVATNAVKHGFIPSEKAEFSVVLKRLEASDDFLLILSNSGRSFPKEIDFDNSQTLGLQLIRSLTEQLGGEVELRREPWTKFLITIPRQVLGSSQ, encoded by the coding sequence GTGGGAAACAAGGAGCCTCGGAACATTCTTCTGGTGGATAGCGATGGAATTATCGCATCGACCGGAAAAGAACTCCTTCAGCGGCACGGCCATAGGGTTACCACAGCACAAACAGGCCGGCAAGCCGTTACCATAATCAACGCCCATGAAGAAATAGAGATCGTCTTAACGGAGATTGATATCGATAGATCGATGAATGGGGCAGAGACAGCCCGTCAGATTCTTGCGCTCAGGGAACTGCCTATCCTTTTTCTAACAGACAGGCGAGACAAAGAAGCCCTTGACCTGATACGCGATATACCAAGTTATGGCTATATTCTCAAAGCATCCGGTGAATATGTTCTTATCAAAGTCCTGAACATGGCGTACGACTTCTTCCGAACCCAAAAAGAGCTCGTAAAAAAAGAACGCCTTTATCGTTGGGTAGCAGACAACAGCAGCGATGGTATTGCCGTTATCGAAAATCATAAAACAAATTTTGTATCTCCGGCCTATTTACAGATGCTGGGATGTACATCACTGGGCGATCGCGAGATATCCCTAGACGATCTATTCAAACGCGTTCATCCTGACGATCTGCCGAGAGTAAAAAACAATATCGCGGCCGCAATCGCAAACGGAAGCAAGCGCCTACGACATCGCTACAGGATCATCAAATCAGATGGTTCATATGCATGGATCGAGGATAATGTGGCACTATTCTATCATAACGGGCAATATCAATTTTCTATTATCAATGGAAGAGACGTGACCGAGTACCAGCTTGCGCGAGAGCGGCTCTCGGCAAAAGAGCGAGAGTACCGATCGCTTTTTGAAGGGGCCATTCACCCTATTATTATCTTCGACAGCAACGGGGTTATCGTCGATCTGAACCAGGCGGCGGCGGAAGATGTGGGAGCAGCGAAAGAACACCTTGCCGGCAAGGCCATTACTTCACTTTTTCCCGGCTTTTCCAGGGTATTGCTTGATCGTATTCGCAACTGCTTACAAACAAATAAAAAGATGGAATATACCGACACCGTGAAGTGTTCGGAAGGAGATGAACGACATTACACGAATATCTTTCAACCGACCCCGTACGAGGCGGGAAAACAGCGACTCGTTCAGCTCTTTGCCTACGATATCACCCAACATAAAAACGCAGAAATCGCCCTGCGAAAGAGTGAAGAACGGTTTAGCTATGCAATGGAAGCATCAAATGATGGCTTATGGGACTGGACCCTTTCTTCCAACGAGGTGTACTTCAGTCCCGCTTGCGAAGCAATAGTAGGCTATAAGCCCGGAACCCTGCCGCGAACCATTGCCTCATGGACAAACATGCTCCACCCTGAAGACCGGCCCACAGCAATTCAGGCACACCGCGATTGCATTGATAATAAAAGTGATACCTTCCGGCTTGAACAAAGGATAGTAAGTAAGGACGGGACCCTGCGGTGGATACTCTCAAAAGGCAAAGCCGTGGAACGGGATAAGAGCGGCAAAGCCCTCAGGCTTGTTGCCGTACATACCGATATAACCGAACGAAAACAAGTAGAAGAGAAACTGCGAAAGGCCCTGGATGAGAAAGACGCACTCATGAGGGAGATGAACCACCGAATCAAGAACAACCTTGCAATGGTCTCTTCCCTTATCAGCCTTAAAGAGTTCTCCATGGGCCCCAACAGCGATCTTTCGGATATCCGTTCCCAGCTTGAAGCGATCCGGACCATTCACGATAAATTGAGCCGTTCCAACAGTACGCTCAATATTAAGCTAAAAGAGTATATAACGGACCTCCTCACCCCGCTCTTTTTGACGGCTGCAAATATGGAGGTGGCATTGCACATCGATGTCCCCGAACTTCTCATTCCGGCAAAGACCGGAGTAGCCATAGGGCTTATCATTAACGAAGTAGCTACAAATGCCGTCAAACACGGTTTTATCCCTTCAGAAAAAGCTGAGTTCTCCGTCGTGCTGAAAAGGCTTGAAGCCTCGGATGATTTTCTGCTGATTCTTTCAAACAGCGGACGATCTTTCCCCAAAGAGATCGACTTCGATAACAGTCAAACACTCGGATTACAGTTAATCCGCAGCCTGACCGAACAACTGGGCGGAGAGGTAGAATTACGAAGGGAGCCATGGACCAAATTTCTGATAACTATTCCCCGACAGGTACTTGGCAGCAGTCAATAA